The stretch of DNA CAAATGCATTTGCAGATTTCCGTACAAGATATCATAACATTGCATTAAATAGAAAGAAAAAGAAAAACGCTTCTGCAACTAAAGTGATTAGTTATCGTTTACCTACTGAAATCGAGTGGGAATACGCAGCAAGAGGTGGTATTCAAAATGCACCTTATCCATGGGGAGGTCCTTACTTAACGGACGATAGAGGCTGCTATTTAGCGAACTTTAAACCAAAACGTGGAGATTATATCGAAATTACAAAAGGGAAGAAAACAGGGTATATGTACACTGCACCAGTGAAAACATTCCATCCAAATGGATACGGTCTTTATGATATGGCTGGTAACGTTGCAGAGTGGACTTTATCTCCACACAACCGTTCTTCGTACCAAATGGCATCTTCTTTAAATCCATCGATTACATCATCTAATGAAACGAAGATGGTTGTAAGAGGAGGATCTTGGAAAGATATCGGTTATATGTTAATGGTTTCTACAAGAGATTTTGAACACAAAGATTCAGCACGCTCTTTCGTAGGATTCAGAACTGTTCAGCCTTTCCCTGATGGATCGAAAGTAACATACAGAAAATCAAAATAAATTTTATACACAATTAATTAATATTAACACACACACATGGCAGTACAAGCAAGTAAGAAAGAACGTATAACTAATTTTATTTATAGTTTTTTCGCAGGTATCGTAATTTTAGGAGCATTATTTAAAATTACTCACATCTCTATCGGACCATTAAATGGTAACGTATTATTAACAGTTGGTTTAGTTGCAGAGGCATTAGTATTCTTCTATGCTGCAATCTTCGATCAACCACAAGGACAATACGAATGGGAAAAAGCGTATCCAGAATTATTAGATGGTGCACCAGTTGCTAAGAAAACAGCAGCAGTTGCAGCAGCAGGAAACTCTTTAACTCAAGAATTAGACAAAGTTTTAGCAGAAGCTAAATTAGACAAGCAAGTATTTGAAAGTTTACGTGCATCTTTAGATAACTTTGGAGCAGCCGTTTCTGAAATCAACAAAACGACGACAGCAGCAGCAGCTACTCAACAATACAACGATGAGATTTCTAAAGCAGCAGTTAATGTAAATGCATTAAATACATTATATGCACAACAAATTGAAAACTCTAACAAGCAAGTAGAATTAAATAAACAATTCATCGAAGAAATGCAGAAGTCTTCTGGTCACTCAGAAAAATTCTTAACAGAGATGCAAGCTTTATCTGCTAACATCAATGCATTAAACAAAGTTTACGGTGGAATGTTAGCTGCAATGAAAAGCAACAACTAATCATTGTACATAATTAATTATTAATTTATTCTACTATAAACTATGGCAGGAGGAGGAGGTGCTCGCCAGAAGATGATCAACTTAATGTATCTTGTATTTATCGCTATGATGGCGTTAAACGTAGATCGTGAAGTCTTAAGATCATTTGAGAGCATTTATTTAACAATGGAGTCGTCAACAGGGTTGACTACTGAAAATAATAATACTTTCTATTCTAATATTTCTAAGAAAGCACAAGAAGAGGAAGATTATAAAGCTATCGATGTAAAAGCAAAAGAAGTTCAAAAACAAGCGAACGATTTCTTTACTTATATTGAAAGTTTAAAAACTGAATTAAAAGGAGCAGATTACCAACCAGGTGCTGAAGAAACTGATTATAACTTATTAGCAAATTCAGAACCAGTTGTATCATTATTCTTCAAAGGAGAGGGAGGTGATAAAGGAAATGCTAAAGCACAAGAATTAGTTTCTAAAATCGATGGTTTCCGTCAGTTTTTATTAACATATACGAAAGATGATGCAAATGCTACGAAGAGAATCAATCAAGTATTCGCTACGGAAGCACAAGGAAAAGGTAAAAAATCTTGGTTACAAGAAAAATTTTACGAGCAACCAATGGTTGCAGCATTATCTAACTTAACAAAGTTACAAGCTGATGCTCGTACTGAAGAAGGTAATATCGTTCGTGATTTATTAGCTGGTAAGTTAAAAGAGAAGATCGAATTAAACGCTTTCGATGGGATGTTCTTATCTCCAGGTATTGTTAAAGTTGGTGACGAAGCAGTATTAAATGTTGTTTTAGGAGCTTTTGATAACAGTGTTACTGGATCTGTTCAAACTTCAGTTGGTAGCGCAAATATCGTTAATGGTAAAGCATCAATTAAATTAAATACAGGATCTGTAGGTATTCATAATTTAACAGGTAATTTAACTTACAAGACAGCTGATGGATCAACAAAAACAGTTCCGATTATTCCTTCAACTTACCAAGTTGTAGCGCAAACTTTAGATGTTAAAGCAGCTGAAATTATTGAGAAAGACCCTACAGGTGGTTCTATCGTAGCAGATAACTTAAGAGTTGTTTATCGTGGTGTTGAAAACCCAATTTCTGCGACAATCAACGGTGCAAATGGACCAGTTTCTATGACAGCTTCTTCTGGTAACTTATCAGGTGCTGGAGCAAACAGATGGAACCATATGCCAGGATCTGGAAACGAAGTGGTATTTACAGCGTCAGCTAAGGCTTCTTCTGGAAAAACTTTAACTGTTCGTGAAACATTCCGTGTTAAACCATTACCACCAGCACGTGGTGTTGTTATGGGTAAAACACACGCAGGAGTACCTCAAGCTTCTTTAGCAAGCCAAAGAGTACGTGTTGACTGGCCAGACTTCTTATTCCCTGTTAAAGGTGAAGTTGAATCTTTCAGCATCAAAGTTCCTGGAAGCCCGATTGAACGTGTTAACGGTAACAGCTTAGGTGGAGCTTCTTCTATCTCTAAAGCGAAACGCGGTGATAACATTTCAATCATCAACATTAAATACAAATCTTCTTTAGGACAATCAGGAGACGCTTCTATTGTATCTATCGAAGTATTATAAAATAATTAAAGAAATATGAAGTATCTTTTAGTTGGATTATCAGTCTTAATGTCTACCGCTGCATTAGCACAAAACGTGTTAAATGCAAAATCTCCGGAAGAATTAAGAGAGCAAAGAGCTAACAAATTAGTGATTAATGAAGCAGGTGATTCTATCAGTACAGAAGCTGAACCATTAGCTTATGG from Faecalibacter sp. LW9 encodes:
- a CDS encoding GldM family protein, which encodes MAGGGGARQKMINLMYLVFIAMMALNVDREVLRSFESIYLTMESSTGLTTENNNTFYSNISKKAQEEEDYKAIDVKAKEVQKQANDFFTYIESLKTELKGADYQPGAEETDYNLLANSEPVVSLFFKGEGGDKGNAKAQELVSKIDGFRQFLLTYTKDDANATKRINQVFATEAQGKGKKSWLQEKFYEQPMVAALSNLTKLQADARTEEGNIVRDLLAGKLKEKIELNAFDGMFLSPGIVKVGDEAVLNVVLGAFDNSVTGSVQTSVGSANIVNGKASIKLNTGSVGIHNLTGNLTYKTADGSTKTVPIIPSTYQVVAQTLDVKAAEIIEKDPTGGSIVADNLRVVYRGVENPISATINGANGPVSMTASSGNLSGAGANRWNHMPGSGNEVVFTASAKASSGKTLTVRETFRVKPLPPARGVVMGKTHAGVPQASLASQRVRVDWPDFLFPVKGEVESFSIKVPGSPIERVNGNSLGGASSISKAKRGDNISIINIKYKSSLGQSGDASIVSIEVL
- the gldL gene encoding gliding motility protein GldL, which codes for MAVQASKKERITNFIYSFFAGIVILGALFKITHISIGPLNGNVLLTVGLVAEALVFFYAAIFDQPQGQYEWEKAYPELLDGAPVAKKTAAVAAAGNSLTQELDKVLAEAKLDKQVFESLRASLDNFGAAVSEINKTTTAAAATQQYNDEISKAAVNVNALNTLYAQQIENSNKQVELNKQFIEEMQKSSGHSEKFLTEMQALSANINALNKVYGGMLAAMKSNN